In Symphalangus syndactylus isolate Jambi chromosome 14, NHGRI_mSymSyn1-v2.1_pri, whole genome shotgun sequence, one DNA window encodes the following:
- the HS3ST6 gene encoding heparan sulfate glucosamine 3-O-sulfotransferase 6: MAGSGGLGGGAGGGQGAGAGQGAAPRASRAPLLLVALVLGAYCLCALPGRCPPAARAPAPAPAPSEPSSSVRRPGAPGLPMASGPGRRRFPQALIVGVKKGGTRALLEFLRLHPDVRALGSEPHFFDRCYERGLAWYRSLMPRTLDGQITMEKTPSYFVTREAPRRIHAMSPDTKLIVVVRNPVIRAISDYAQTLSKTPGLPSFRTLAFRHGLGPVDTAWSAVRIGLYAQHLHHWLRYFPLSHFLFVSGERLVSDPAGEVGRVQDFLGLKRVVTDKHFYFNATKGFPCLKKAQGGSRPRCLGQSKGRPHPRVPQAVVRRLQEFYRPFNRKFYQMTGQDFGWG; the protein is encoded by the exons ATGGCAGGTAGCGGCGGCCTGGGCGGCGGGGCCGGGGGCGGTCAGGGCGCGGGGGCAGGGCAAGGGGCCGCTCCGCGAGCTTCCCGCGCGCCGCTACTGCTCGTGGCCCTGGTGCTCGGCGCCTACTGCCTCTGCGCCCTCCCCGGCCGCTGCCCGCCGGCCGCCCGCGCCCCCGCGCCGGCCCCCGCGCCCTCCGAGCCGTCCAGCTCCGTCCGCCGCCCGGGAGCACCTGGCCTGCCCATGGCCAGCGGTCCCGGCCGCCGGCGCTTCCCGCAGGCGCTCATCGTTGGCGTGAAGAAGGGCGGCACACGTGCCCTGCTGGAGTTCCTGCGGCTGCACCCCGACGTCCGCGCGCTGGGCTCTGAGCCCCACTTCTTCGACAGGTGCTACGAGCGCGGCCTCGCCTGGTACCG GAGTCTGATGCCCCGAACCCTGGATGGGCAGATCACCATGGAGAAGACCCCCAGCTACTTCGTGACGCGAGAGGCCCCCCGCCGCATCCACGCCATGTCCCCGGACACGAAGCTGATCGTGGTGGTGCGGAACCCCGTGATCCGGGCCATCTCCGACTACGCCCAGACGCTCTCCAAGACCCCGGGCCTGCCCAGCTTCCGCACCCTGGCCTTCCGCCACGGCCTGGGCCCCGTGGACACAGCCTGGAGCGCCGTCCGCATCGGCCTGTACGCCCAGCACCTGCACCACTGGCTGCGCTACTTCCCCCTGTCCCACTTCCTGTTTGTCAGCGGGGAGCGTCTGGTCAGCGACCCGGCCGGAGAGGTCGGCCGTGTGCAGGACTTCCTGGGCCTGAAACGGGTCGTCACGGACAAGCACTTCTACTTCAACGCCACCAAGGGCTTCCCCTGCCTCAAGAAGGCCCAGGGTGGCAGCCGTCCCCGCTGCCTGGGCCAGTCCAAGGGCCGGCCACACCCGCGCGTGCCCCAGGCTGTGGTCAGGCGCCTGCAGGAGTTCTACCGGCCCTTCAACCGCAAGTTCTACCAGATGACGGGCCAGGACTTCGGCTGGGGCTGA
- the MSRB1 gene encoding methionine-R-sulfoxide reductase B1 isoform X3 yields the protein MSFCSFFGGEVFQNHFEPGVYVCAKCGYELFSSRSKYAHSSPWPAFTETIHANSVAKRPEHNRSEALKVSCGKCGNGLGHEFLNDGPKPGQSRFUIFSSSLKFVPKETSASQGH from the exons ATGTCGTTCTGCAGTTTCTTCGGGGGCGAGGTTTTCCAGAATCACTTTGAGCCCG GCGTTTACGTGTGTGCCAAGTGTGGCTATGAGCTGTTCTCCAGCCGCTCGAAGTATGCACACTCATCTCCATGGCCAGCATTCACCGAGACCATTCACGCCAACAGCGTGGCCAAGCGTCCGGAGCACAATCGATCTGAAGCCTTGAAG GTGTCCTGTGGCAAGTGTGGCAACGGGTTGGGCCACGAGTTCCTGAACGACGGCCCCAAGCCGGGGCAGTCCCGATTCTGAATATTCAGCAGCTCGCTGAAGTTTGTCCCTAAAG aaacttctgcctcccagggtcactaG
- the MSRB1 gene encoding methionine-R-sulfoxide reductase B1 isoform X1, with the protein MSFCSFFGGEVFQNHFEPGVYVCAKCGYELFSSRSKYAHSSPWPAFTETIHANSVAKRPEHNRSEALKVSCGKCGNGLGHEFLNDGPKPGQSRFUIFSSSLKFVPKGELAWHSWGQACWPLSPGWGAQCLWLSTYHDKVQGHQVTLPGNCQGSPPKGGCGTGARGLVFRFLAWLIMAVPRRRFGVRMWRMVFLRGLAFPRG; encoded by the exons ATGTCGTTCTGCAGTTTCTTCGGGGGCGAGGTTTTCCAGAATCACTTTGAGCCCG GCGTTTACGTGTGTGCCAAGTGTGGCTATGAGCTGTTCTCCAGCCGCTCGAAGTATGCACACTCATCTCCATGGCCAGCATTCACCGAGACCATTCACGCCAACAGCGTGGCCAAGCGTCCGGAGCACAATCGATCTGAAGCCTTGAAG GTGTCCTGTGGCAAGTGTGGCAACGGGTTGGGCCACGAGTTCCTGAACGACGGCCCCAAGCCGGGGCAGTCCCGATTCTGAATATTCAGCAGCTCGCTGAAGTTTGTCCCTAAAGGTGAGCTTGCTTGGCACAGCTGGGGCCAGGCCTGTTGGCCTTTGAGCCCAGGCTGGGGGGCCCAGTGTTTGTGGCTGTCCACTTACCATGACAAGGTACAGGGCCACCAAGTCACGCTGCCTGGGAACTGTCAAGGATCCCCCCCGAAAGGTGGCTGTGGCACAGGGGCAAGGGGGCTGGTGTTCCGCTTCCTCGCTTGGTTGATCATGGCTGTCCCCAGAAGGCGCTTCGGAGTGAGAATGTGGCGAATGGTTTTCCTCAGAGGCCTGGCCTTTCCCCGAGGCTAG
- the MSRB1 gene encoding methionine-R-sulfoxide reductase B1 isoform X2 has protein sequence MSFCSFFGGEVFQNHFEPGVYVCAKCGYELFSSRSKYAHSSPWPAFTETIHANSVAKRPEHNRSEALKVSCGKCGNGLGHEFLNDGPKPGQSRFUIFSSSLKFVPKGKETSASQGH, from the exons ATGTCGTTCTGCAGTTTCTTCGGGGGCGAGGTTTTCCAGAATCACTTTGAGCCCG GCGTTTACGTGTGTGCCAAGTGTGGCTATGAGCTGTTCTCCAGCCGCTCGAAGTATGCACACTCATCTCCATGGCCAGCATTCACCGAGACCATTCACGCCAACAGCGTGGCCAAGCGTCCGGAGCACAATCGATCTGAAGCCTTGAAG GTGTCCTGTGGCAAGTGTGGCAACGGGTTGGGCCACGAGTTCCTGAACGACGGCCCCAAGCCGGGGCAGTCCCGATTCTGAATATTCAGCAGCTCGCTGAAGTTTGTCCCTAAAG GCAaagaaacttctgcctcccagggtcactaG
- the MSRB1 gene encoding methionine-R-sulfoxide reductase B1 isoform X4, which yields MSFCSFFGGEVFQNHFEPGVYVCAKCGYELFSSRSKYAHSSPWPAFTETIHANSVAKRPEHNRSEALKAKKLLPPRVTRQAAHTHPRQPPH from the exons ATGTCGTTCTGCAGTTTCTTCGGGGGCGAGGTTTTCCAGAATCACTTTGAGCCCG GCGTTTACGTGTGTGCCAAGTGTGGCTATGAGCTGTTCTCCAGCCGCTCGAAGTATGCACACTCATCTCCATGGCCAGCATTCACCGAGACCATTCACGCCAACAGCGTGGCCAAGCGTCCGGAGCACAATCGATCTGAAGCCTTGAAG GCAaagaaacttctgcctcccagggtcactaGGCAGGCAGCGCACACCCACCCCAGACAGCCACCGCACTGA